In Micropterus dolomieu isolate WLL.071019.BEF.003 ecotype Adirondacks linkage group LG17, ASM2129224v1, whole genome shotgun sequence, one genomic interval encodes:
- the smdt1b gene encoding single-pass membrane protein with aspartate-rich tail 1b translates to MATSILRLPLRLSARKTGIMSRNTGLKTSNISRTTQIRTAVSTASGAILPKPDKTPFGLIRMTVVVVPFLYVGTLISKNFAALLEEHDIFVPEDDDDDD, encoded by the exons ATGGCGACGAGTATACTGCGGCTTCCACTGCGGCTTTCCGCCAGAAAGACGGGGATAATGAGCCGTAACACCGGCTTGAAAACATCAAACATATCCCGGACGACTCAAATCAGGACCGCCGTATCAACAGCGTCGGGGGCAATCTTACCGAAACCGGACAAA ACACCGTTTGGTCTTATCCGCATGACAGTAGTGGTGGTGCCTTTCCTGTACGTGGGAACTCTGATCAGCAAGAACTTTGCTGCTCTCTTGGAGGAGCATGACATCTTTGTCCCAGAGGACGACGACGACGATGACTGA
- the zgc:158803 gene encoding LUC7 domain-containing protein, producing MSAQAQMRAMLDQLMGTGRDGDSMRQRIKFTDERVCKSHLLDSCPHDILSGTRMDLGECMKVHDLALRADYEIASKEQEYFFELDAAEHLQSFIADCDRRTELAKKRLAETQDEISAEVAAKAERVHELNEEIGKLLARAEQLGGEGNVDEAQQVLEMVEKTRALKKEAEDVYRNSMPASSFQQQKLRVCEVCSAYLGLHDNDRRLADHFGGKLHLGFIEIREKLEKLRKAVIEKQERMRMRRREEREKEDERERQWEVEREREREREREWERERERERERRRSRSRSGDRYRDGGSSSSHHSRRHRSSRSREEGGERDRERERKHRHKDRHRSRSHSHRRKRKRSSRDRTSHPRERESSLPQEKCGGEGLRNDRAEYRDWEDGEKSPSVDTARGRERERSLSYERDRRSSSEERESGEI from the exons ATGTCGGCCCAGGCACAGATGCGAGCGATGCTGGACCAGCTGATGGGCACGGGGAGAGACG gaGATTCCATGCGGCAGAGAATCAAATTCACAGATGAGCGAGTTTGCAAAAGTCACCTCTTGGATTCATGTCCTCACGACATTCTGTCTGGCACC AGAATGGACCTGGGAGAGTGTATGAAAGTCCATGACTTGGCCCTCAGAGCAGACTACGAGATTGCCTCCAAGGAGCAGGAGTACTTCTTCGAACTTGAT GCTGCTGAACACCTTCAGTCTTTTATCGCTGACTGCGACCGCAGGACCGAGCTGGCCAAGAAGAGACTAGCAGAGACGCAGGATGAGATCAGCGCTGAAGTGGCTGCAAAG GCTGAACGTGTCCACGAGCTGAACGAAGAGATCGGGAAGCTGCTGGCCAGGGCAGAGCAGCTCGGGGGCGAGGGGAATGTAGACGAAGCCCAGCAAGTGCTGGAAATGGTGGAGAAGACCCGGGCCTTGAAGAAAGAAGCAGAG GATGTGTACAGAAACTCGATGCCAGCCTCCAGCTTTCAGCAACAAAAACTACGTGTGTGCGAAGTGTGCTCTGCCTACTTGGGTCTTCACGACAACGATCGTCGTCTGGCTGACCACTTTGGAGGCAAACTGCATCTTGGCTTCATTGAAATCCGTGAGAAGCTTGAAAAGCTAAGG AAAGCAGTTATAGAGAAACAAGAAAGAATGCGAATGAGGAGGCGAGAGGAACGCGAAAAAGAAGACGAAAGAGAGCGCCAATGGGAGGTGGAGCGGGAACGAGAGCGGGAACGAGAGCGAGAATGGGAGAGAGAAcgagaaagggagagggagcGTAGGAG GTCAAGATCTAGAAGTGGAGACCGATACAG GGATGGAGGCAGTTCGTCCTCCCATCATTCAAGGCGCCACCGCTCTTCTCGATCCCGAGAAGAAGGTGGAGAACGGGatcgtgagagagagaggaagcatCGACACAAGGACAGACATCGCTCACGTTCCCACTCTCACAGGCGTAAAAGGAAGAG GTCCTCCAGAGACAGAACATCTCACCCCCGTGAAAGAGAGAGCTCACTGCCCCAGGAGAAATGTGGAGGAGAGGGCTTGCGCAACGACAGGGCGGAGTACAGAGACTGGGAGGACGGGGAGAAGTCCCCCTCCGTGGACACAGCCAGGGGCAGGGAACGAGAGAGATCCCTGTCGTACGAGCGGGACCGGCGCTCCAGCTCTGAGGAGCGAGAGTCCGGGGAGATATGA